From the genome of uncultured Methanobacterium sp.:
CGGACATATCCCTCGTAAACCATTTCTGTGCCCTTTTCATCAGCTAATTCGCCGGAAGTACGGAGTAAATCAAGAGCATATCGTGCATCACCTTCTTCCTTTGCAGCTAGTGCAGCACAGAGAGGTATAACTTCATCGTGGAGAACATCATCATTGAACGATAATTTAGAACGTTCCTTTAAAATGTCCACCAGCTGCTGAGCATTGTAAGGGGGGAAAACTATCTCCCGGTCACGAAGGCTGCTACGTACTCGTGGTTTAATGAACTGTTTAAAATCCACGAAGTTACTGATGGAAGCTATGGAAACATTTTCAGTTCGGGTAAGAGTGTATAGTAGACCATCACCATCATTTTTCAAGAGAATATCAATTTCATCCAGGATTATAATTAAAATTAAATCATTACCAAAAACATTTTTCTTGAAAAGGTTACGGAATGCATTGATAACTTCTGCCTTGGTCCAACCCCTGTAAGGAACATCCTGACCCATTTGTTGGCATAATCTAGCAATAACTTGGTATTCGGTGGTGAAGTCCGTGCAACGAATGTATTCCACTCTGACATTCACATTTTTTTCCTTGGAAATCTGTTCCAGCTGTTTCTTGGCAAACTTGGCCACTGCGGTTTTACCAGTACCAGTCTTACCATAAACAGTAACATCAGGAGGTGTTACATTCTTTAATGCTTCAACCCAATACTTAGCCACGGATTTGATCTGATCTGAACGGTGCGGTAGATTATCCGGTAAAAATCTATGATCTAAAAACTTTTTACATTTAAATACAGAATTTTTGTCGCCCAATTCCTCAAAAATATTCATAGATACCACTTCTTATAATAAAAATACATTACATCTTAAATAGATAAATTTCCAAATTAAGATAAATTATGCAATATGATTAATCGATTCTTGAAACTTATAGTTATAATAATGTCAATATGAAATTAGATCATTGCCTCCTGAAGATGATTGATGATTAGTTAGTTAAATTTGAGTTATTTAAGTTAAAGAACTTAATTCAAGTTACTGTGAGTAAATATTAGCGTATTTTGGAATATCAAGCAAATACAAGAGTTTGGTTGATAGTATTTTAATGATCTTTATTTTAAAATTATTTTATAATTTATTTTTAATCATGTTCAAGTGTAATTATTTGAATTCTTCGTCAAAAAAGTGTAAAACAATGTCAGGTACACAATATGAACGTGAAACTCATTTAACAAAGATAACTTTCAAGTGTAAAATTACAATGTTGACGAAGTTGAGGTGCATTTCAAGTGTAAGTAACTGATCCTATATTAATTGTTATGGTGAGGGGTGCATTTCAAGTGTAAAATAGTAGTTAAATTTGATGATAAATTTCAAAGAGGTGCATTTCAAGTGTAAGTGAACACTTTTCCAAAAACTCTTGCAGTATAGTTTTAGTGAGAGGTGCATTTCAAGTGTAAAAAAAGTGGAATCATACAAAGAAATAGAAAGAGAGATCAATTTCAACTGTAAAAAAAAAACATGTTAAGAAGAAATAAGTAATAATTATATAATAAAATTTATTATATAATAAATAAAAATTAAATACAAAAAATATTAAAAAAATAAGGTTAAATTCATTTAAAAATCATTTGAGTGAATATTCTTTATTAAAAACTTCACTGTAAAGTTATTGAGCAAATATATCAAGTTTTAAAGTAAAATAACTGTAATTAAATATTAAAATGAAAAATAAATTTACTTAAAAATATCAAATTTAACTTTTAATTAAATTGATAATTAGTCTTATAATTTTATTTAAAACCTAATTATTTCTAGTTTTTAAAAAATAATTCCATTTCATTTCTAATTTAATTATATAATCCTAGAAATTTTTTTAAAAACTTTTTCTAACAATTTTATTTTGATTTATATATTATTTTTATTAATTTTCCATTGATTTTACACTTGAAATTGATCTCTCACAATGTTTAATATCAACTTCCATACAGTCATTGTTGCCTGGTATTGATGTGTGAATAATACACTTGCAATGGATGTTCCACTTTTTGCAAAAAATCTATTTTCATGTTGTTACACTTGAAGTTGATCTCTTACTATTTTTCAACTTATTCAACAACAGATCTCTTTAAAGTTACACTTGAAACGCATGTCTTACTCATTGATTTTCTTGATTTTTTTAAAATTTTTATTCTATTTTATAAAATGTTATTTTTCACTATCTTTTTGACCAATATTAACCCATTAGGATTGATTTTCAAACTTCCATGAAAAAATTTACACTTGAAATGTATGTCTTACTCATAATTATGTTACAACAACTGAACTGTTTTCATTATTTTATTCCTAAAGATACATCATTTTTAATATTTTTTAACTGCTCATAAAACAAAATTTAAGCGTACAAACAGGCACGATTTTAACATGATTTATAAAAATAGAATTAAATTAGAATATTGTAAAAATGATAAAAATAAAATAAATTAAAAGTTATTATGCAAATGATTTAATAATATTAGTAATTTATTCCATTCTCAGGTCATTGAAACGTTAATGAGGAAAATTAATGCATATTGAACTATTACTAGTTATTGTTGCGGCAATTTTAATTGATTTAACCATAGGTGAGCTTCCAGTATCTATTCATCCTGTGGTTTGGATTGGAAGATCCATAGAAAAATTTAAAGATTTGCTTTCAACTAATTCTAAAATTTCAAGTAATTCAAAAACTAAAAATCGATTTTCAGGATTCCTAATGACCCTATTTATCATAATGGTCTTTGATGCATTATTTTTTTTCATTCTATACATTTCATCATTTAATTACATTTTCTACTTACTGATAGCTTCCATTATTCTTTCAACGACTTTTGCAATTAGATCTCTCATCAAACAGGTTTATACTGTTTATTTAAGCATCAGTGAAGATTTAGAAAAAGGTAGAACTTCAGTTTCTTTTTTGGTTAGTAGAAATACTTCTAATTTATCTTCTGAGAATGTAGTGTCTGCAGCTATTGAAACCCTCACTGAAAATATCACTGATTCTGTTATCAGTCCATTATTCTACATATTCTTCTTTGGGGTTTTAGGAACTATTTCTATATATTTATACAACCCTTCTTGGTTGAATTCACTCCCAACTGTTTGGGGAATGAGTGGATTAGCATATTCGGGGTATCAATTTCCAATTATTATATGTGTCCTAGCTGGGGTAACCTACCGAGTGGTGAACACCTTAGATGCAATGGTAGGTTATAAAGACCCTGAAAACATTGATATTGGATGGTTTCCTGCCCGTCTAGATGATATTCTTAATTACATCCCTGCCAGAATAACAGGATTTTTGGTAGTTTTAGCTTCTTGCTTCTTGTTTTTGGATTATAAATCTTCCTGGCAAGTTATGTTAAAAGATGCGCGTAATACTCCTAGTCCCAACTCCGGATATCCTATGGCTGCTGCTGCCGGAGCTCTGGGTATTAGACTAACGAAACCGGGAGTATACATATTAGGATGTCCTAAAAATATTTTAAAGCCGGAAATGATAAAAAAAGCCATTAAATTAACTATAACTACAGTAATTTTATTTATAATAATTATAATATTAATTCAAATTTTCACATTTCTATTATTCTAAAATATCAATTCATAGAATAACCATTTAATACTCAAATGATCAATCCACAATTAATCAACATTTAAACCGATTAATTAACCAATCAAATATAAACAACAAATTAACCTTCAAAAATTAACCTTCAACATTACTAAACATGATGTCTAATTTATTCATCAAAAATTCCAACAAAGATTTCCAACAACAAAGATTTCAACAATACTCAAACAGGCTTAATACTATCCATTTAAGAGCTTCAACTTTATATTAAACAAAATAATTAAAACGTGATTTCATGAGATTTGCAATTATAAGTGTGACTAAAAAGGGGCAAACAATTGCCAATGATATAGCATTGATTTTAAAAAATGATCCCACTGCAATAAAAGTTGATTTATTCCATAAAAATGTTAAAGAGAATGTTAAAAATTCATTCAATGATTATGATTGTTGGATTGCCATAATGGCAACCGGTATCATGGTTAGAATTATCTGTCCACTTATAAAATCAAAGTTAAATGATCCTGCTGTACTGGTGGTTGCTGAAAATAAGAAACATGTTATCAGTTTATTATCCGGCCACTTAGGTGGGGCTAATCAGTTTTCAATTAAAATTGCTGGTGTTATAGGTGCGGTTCCAGTTATAACTACAGCCACGGATTTAAAGGGTAAAATGGGTATTGATGCACTAGCAAACCAATACTGGTTTGATGTAAAACAACCCCAACTCATTAAAGAGGCCAACCAACTACTTGCTGAGGATAATAAACTTGATCTGTATTTACCTCCACGTTTTAGATTTTTAGAGAATCATCCGCTTGTAAGCAGATCTTACACTATTCATATCTGGGAAAAATCTTTTATTCGAGCTTATTTACCTGAACCTGAAATGGATGAATCTGGAACGGATTTGAATTTAGTAAAAAAAGAAATGGGTGTGCCAGGAAATGATTTGAATATACTTGGAGAAAAATTGGGGAACTATTTAGATCTTTATCCAAAAAGATTAGTAGCTGGTTTAGGTAGTAAGAAGGGAGTAACTGGTGAACAAGTATTTTTAGCCGTTAGATCTGCTCTTCAACATCTTCACCTGCCATTAGAACGGTTGGATGCTCTGGCAACAGCTGAGGTGAAAAAAGATGAAGAAGGTATTCTTGATGCTGCATCTAAATCAGGTTTACCCATTGAAATAGTGTCTTTAAAAGAAATTTCTGAATTTAATCATCCTGATTGCACTCCTTCCCAATTAGTAGAACGTGAATTTGGTGTTCAGGGCATTTGTGAGCCAGTCTCTCTCATCATGGCTGGTGACAAATCACGTCTTATCTCAAAAAAGACAGCATACAATGGAGTTACAGTTGCAATTGCAGTCTCAATTGATTAAAAAAATATTTTTATTAGAATAAACAATGTACAAAGTCATGATTTATTTAAAATCAAATTTTAACACTAAATCAAGGCTCGAATAACTTTTTAAATGTTTTTTAATCATTTTTTAAGAATTCTCACCAAAACCTTTTTAAAGCTAAAGATATAAACAAACTTGGATAAGGCTTTTTATGAATTACCATTTTAAGCACAATTAACTCAATGGAGGCGTTATTATGAGTACAGAATCATTTGAACGTTGTAATCAGATTTTAAAACATATTATGGGGGACACAAGTGTTCCGAGGAATATTAGAAGGGCTGCAGAGGAATCTAAGAATTTATTATCTAAGGATGATGATGAACCTACAGTCAGGGCCAGTACGGTTATATCTATTTTAGATGAAATAAGTAACGATCCTAACATCCCAATTCATGCTAGGACCCTAATTTGGAATGTTTTAAGCGAGTTAGAATCAGTTCGCGAATGAATTTAAAAATTAAAGTTTTTTAGGATGTTTATTCGTTTTTTTAACTTCCTGGGACTTATTTTCAAACCTTTTTTCAGAGCACTATTTTTAAGATAAGGAAAACTTTTTAAGAAGGAAGACCAGCAACAATTCAGAAATTA
Proteins encoded in this window:
- a CDS encoding cobalamin biosynthesis protein, whose amino-acid sequence is MHIELLLVIVAAILIDLTIGELPVSIHPVVWIGRSIEKFKDLLSTNSKISSNSKTKNRFSGFLMTLFIIMVFDALFFFILYISSFNYIFYLLIASIILSTTFAIRSLIKQVYTVYLSISEDLEKGRTSVSFLVSRNTSNLSSENVVSAAIETLTENITDSVISPLFYIFFFGVLGTISIYLYNPSWLNSLPTVWGMSGLAYSGYQFPIIICVLAGVTYRVVNTLDAMVGYKDPENIDIGWFPARLDDILNYIPARITGFLVVLASCFLFLDYKSSWQVMLKDARNTPSPNSGYPMAAAAGALGIRLTKPGVYILGCPKNILKPEMIKKAIKLTITTVILFIIIIILIQIFTFLLF
- a CDS encoding orc1/cdc6 family replication initiation protein — encoded protein: MNIFEELGDKNSVFKCKKFLDHRFLPDNLPHRSDQIKSVAKYWVEALKNVTPPDVTVYGKTGTGKTAVAKFAKKQLEQISKEKNVNVRVEYIRCTDFTTEYQVIARLCQQMGQDVPYRGWTKAEVINAFRNLFKKNVFGNDLILIIILDEIDILLKNDGDGLLYTLTRTENVSIASISNFVDFKQFIKPRVRSSLRDREIVFPPYNAQQLVDILKERSKLSFNDDVLHDEVIPLCAALAAKEEGDARYALDLLRTSGELADEKGTEMVYEGYVREAKDQIEHNKVTDIVMTLPSQQQKVLESLIFLTKRKEEITSGRLYDVYKDITKGDSVSYRRIFDFINELEMLGIISTKTVSRGRGKGRTNLITLQCEMELLEDAMWSG
- a CDS encoding cobalt-precorrin 5A hydrolase, which produces MRFAIISVTKKGQTIANDIALILKNDPTAIKVDLFHKNVKENVKNSFNDYDCWIAIMATGIMVRIICPLIKSKLNDPAVLVVAENKKHVISLLSGHLGGANQFSIKIAGVIGAVPVITTATDLKGKMGIDALANQYWFDVKQPQLIKEANQLLAEDNKLDLYLPPRFRFLENHPLVSRSYTIHIWEKSFIRAYLPEPEMDESGTDLNLVKKEMGVPGNDLNILGEKLGNYLDLYPKRLVAGLGSKKGVTGEQVFLAVRSALQHLHLPLERLDALATAEVKKDEEGILDAASKSGLPIEIVSLKEISEFNHPDCTPSQLVEREFGVQGICEPVSLIMAGDKSRLISKKTAYNGVTVAIAVSID
- a CDS encoding UPF0147 family protein, producing the protein MSTESFERCNQILKHIMGDTSVPRNIRRAAEESKNLLSKDDDEPTVRASTVISILDEISNDPNIPIHARTLIWNVLSELESVRE